DNA from Frateuria edaphi:
TGGTCCAGCATCAAGGTCATCTGTCCGATCACGTGCAGGAATTCACGCGGTTGCACGGTGCCGATGCGCATGTCGGTCATCGCATCGACCATGCGCGGACCGTTCATCACCAGCGCCAGGTTCGCGCTCAGTGTCGTGACCATGTCCCGTTGCCCGGCATAGGCCGCCGCATAGCGGCGCATGTGGGCGTCGTCGATCCAGCTGGCCGACTGGTTGGCTACGGCCACGTCCCAGGCTTCCTGGCGCAGGCTGGGCCAGCGCAGGTTGAGGTTGAAACCTTCCAGCGCGACCAGCGATTGCACGTGCCGGGCTACGGCATCGTCCGGCGCCCGTGCCTTGAAGTCCTCCACGAGCGCATTGCGGATCTTGGCCAGCGCCCGGGCTTGCCGCTCGTCCTGGGCGAGCGAGGACTTTACTTCCGCCAGGTTGGCGCGAATCTCGGCTTCGATCTGCGCGCGCGCCGTCTCGGCCGCGTGCGCATGGTGCGTATGCTCGATCCACGCCTCCAGCCCCAGCGCGGTGAGGATACTCAGCACGATCATCAGGTAATGCTTGAGGAAGTCCTTCAGCGATTCCACGCGAGCCTTGGGCAGTTCCAGGTGCATAGGTTGTCCTTGTTGGGGGTCAGTCGCGCGGCGCGGCAGTTTCGAACAAGTCGCGCTGCGCGGCAAAGTGGTCGCGGTCGACGAAGCCGGCCAGTCCCACGCCGACCAGCCGGTAGCGGGTGCCGGCGGGGTGCTCGACCCGAGCCCGCAACGCGCAGGCGAGCTCGGCCAGCTCGTGCGCGGTGACGGGCAGGGTGGCGGGCGAGAAGCTGCGGGTCAGCGTGCGGAAGTCGGCGGTCTTGAGCTTGAGCACGATCGTGCGCGCGATGCGCCCTTGCTCGCGCTGGTGGCCGGCCCAGGTTTTCTCGGCCAGGCGGCGGATGTGCGGTTCCAGCTCGTCCAGCGTGAGGTCGTTTTCGAAGGTGTCCTCGGCGGACACCTGCAGGGTGAGCCGGTCCGGCTGCACCGGATGCTCGTCGATACCCCACGAAAGCTGGTGCAGGCGCCGGCCCCAGCGGCCGAAGCGCTGCTCGAGCCCGGCCTCGCCCACCCGCCGAAGGTCGGCCGCGGTGGCCACGCCCATCGCGGCGAGCTTGCCCTCCATGACCTTGCCCACCCCGGGCAGGCGTCCGACGGCGAGCGGCGCCAGGAAGGCCTCGACCTGGTGCGGACGGATCACGAACAATCCATCGGGCTTGCGCCAGTCCGAGGCGATCTTGGCCAGGAACTTGTTCGGCGCCACGCCGGCCGAAGCGGTCAGATTCGTTTCCTCGCGGATCGCCGCGCGGATCGCCTCGGCCGTCGCCGTGGCAGACGCCAGCCCGTTCCTGCTGGAGGTCACGTCCAGGTAGGCCTCGTCCAGCGACAGCGGTTCGATGAGTTCGGTGTGCCGCGCGAAGATCGCCCGCACCTGCCGCGACACTGCCTTGTAGCGGGTGAAATCCGGCGGTACGAAGATCGCCTGCGGGCACAGCCGTTCCGCCCGCACCGCCGGCATCGCCGAACGCACGCCGAACACCCGCGCCTCGTAGCTTGCCGCGCAGACCACCGAGCGCGCCCCGCGCCACGCCACCACCACGGGCCTGCCGCGCAACGACGGATCGTCGCGCTGCTCCACCGACGCGTAGAACGCGTCCATGTCGATATGCAGGATCTTGCGCGGCGTGGAGGACACGATGGAAACCGGGGATGACTGGTGGCGATTCTAGGGGACCGGCGCGACCGCGCGGCAATCGGCCCGGCCACGCGGTTGCACGGCTTGACATGCGATTGATAGCGCCGGGGCTACCGTGGCGTCGCATCCCGGAGGCTCGCCATGACCGATTACGCCGAGCAACGCCAGCGCATGGTCGAGCGCCAGCTGGCCGGGCGCGGCATCACGGATGCGCGCGTGCTCGAAGCGATGGGCACGATCCCGCGCGAGGCGTTCGTGGCCGGGAGCATGCACGAGTTCGCGTACGAGGACTCGCCGCTGCCGATCGAAGCCGGACAGACCATCTCCCAGCCATTCATCGTCGCGCGCATGCTGCAGGCGGCCGAACTGCACGAGGGCGACAGCGTGCTGGAGATCGGTGCGGGCTCGGGCTATGCCGCGGCGGTGATGGCGGCGCTGGCTGCCCGCGTGCACGCGGTCGAACGCCACGCCCAGCTCGTCGACCTCGCGCAACAGCGCTTCGATACGCTGGGCTACCGCAACATCCGCTTGCGCCTGGGCGACGGCAGCGGTGGCTGGCCGGAAGCGGCGCCCTTCGACGCGATCATCGCCGCGGCCGGCGGTCCGGCGGTGCCGGATGTGCTGCGCCGGCAGCTGGCGATCGGCGGACGGCTGGTAATGCCGGTCGGTGAGACGCTCAACCGCCAGCGGCTGGTAAAGGTGACCCGCCTGGCGGAGGACCGCTTCGAGGAGGAGCCGCTGGACGAAGTGCGTTTCGTGCCGCTGGTGGGCAGTTACGGCTGGAGCGAGCAGGAAGCCATCGCGCCGCCGCGGATGGAACCCGTCGCCGTCCGCGCGCCGGGCGATGGCGGCACGTTGCCGGCCATGATCCGCGCCGCGGCCGAGGCCTTGCCTGAATTCGACGACCCGGCGTTTGGACGGCTGTACGACCGCTACGGCGATGCGCGTGTCGTGCTCCTGGGCGAAGCGAGCCATGGCACCAGCGAGTTCTACCGCGCCCGCGCGGCGATCACCCGCCGGCTGATCGAGGCGCACGGCTTCACCATCGTGGCGGTGGAAGGCGACTGGCCCGATGCGGCGGTGCTGGACCGCTACGTGCGCGGCCGTCCCGCCACGCACGAGGAGCCGATCTTCCAGCGCTTCCCGACGTGGATGTGGCGCAACCGGGACGTCGCCCGCTTCATCGACTGGCTGCGTGACTACAACCGCGACAAGCCCGCCCCCAGGCAGGCCGGCTTCTACGGCCTGGACCTGTACAGCCTGGACAGCTCGATCCGCGCGGTGATCGATTACCTGGACAAGGTCGACCCGGAAACCGCGCAGGTGGCGCGGCACCGCTACGGCTGCCTGATGCCCTGGAGCAAGGAGCCGGCGCAGTACGGCCGCATGGCCCTGAATGCCGGTTACCCGCTGTGCGAGAAAGCGGTGGTGCAGATGTTGCGCGAGCTGCTTTCCCGCCGGATGGAGTACGCCCACGCCGACGGCGAGCACTTCCTGGACGCGGCGCAGAACGCACGCCTGGTCAGCAACGCCGAGGCCTACTACCGCGCGATGTACTACGGCTCCGCCGAGTCGTGGAACCTGCGCGACAGCCACATGTTCGAGACGCTGGAAAACCTGCTCGCCGCCGCCGGTCCGCGGTCGAAGGCGGTGGTCTGGGCGCACAACTCGCACATCGGCGACGCGCGCCACACCGAAATGGGCCAGGTGCGCGAGGAACTCAACCTCGGGCAGCTTTGCCGCCAGCGCTTCGGCACCGATGCGGTGCTGCTGGGCTTCGGCACGCACACCGGCACGGTCGCCGCGGCGGACGACTGGGACGAACCGATGAAAGTGATGGGCGTGCTGCCCTCGCGCAACGACAGCTACGAGCGCCTGTTCCATGACGCCGGGCGGCCTCGCTGCCTGCTGGACCTGCGCGAGGGTGCGAACCGCGAGCTGTGCGGGCGTCTGGCCACCGGCCGCCTGGAGCGCTTCATCGGCGTGATCTACCGACCGGACACCGAGCGCTGGAGCCACTACGTCGAATGCTCGATGCCCCGCCAGTTCGACGGCTATACCTGGTTCGACGAAACCCACGCGGTCGAACCGCTGGGCGAGGAGCCGCGCAGCGGCGCCGCCGACACCTGGCCGTTCGGCCTCTGAACGTTGCGACGCTAGCGGCGCCCCTGCGCCAGCATGCGCACCGCCAGGGTGGCCAGCACCGTGCCCATCAGCCAGCGTTGGAGCGCCTGCCATAGCGGGCGTCCGCCCAGGAATGCGGCAATCGAACCGGCCGCCAGCACGATCATTGCGTTGACCGAGAGGCTGATGGCGATCTGCGTGAAACCGAGCGCCACCGACTGCGCAAGCACGCTGCCGCGACCGGGCACGACGAACTGCGGCAGCAGCGAGAGATAGAGCATCGCCGCCTTCGGGTTGAGCAGGTTGGTGAGCAGGCCCATGGCGAACAGGCGACGCGGGCTGTCCGGCGTCAGCTCGCGCAGCTGGAACGGCGAGCGGCCACCGGGCCTAAGCGCCTGCCAGGCCAGGTACAGCAGGTACACGGCCCCGCCGATGCGCAGTGCGTCATAGGCGTAGGGCACCGCGAACACCAGCGCGGTGATGCCGAAGGCCGCGCACAGCATGTAGGCGATGAAGCCCAGACCCACCCCTGCCAGCGACACCAGCCCCGCCGCGCGCCCCTGGCAGATCGAGCGCGAGATCAGGTAGATCATGTTCGGCCCCGGCGTGAGCACCAGGCCCAGCGCGATCAGGGCGAAAGCGAGCAGGTGGCTGGCATCCGGCATGGCGCGGCTCCGCGGCGAAAGCGCGCAGGATACGGCCGGGCCCGAGGCGGCGGCATGTGCCGCGGTCAGGCATGCGGTGCGGGGGGTGCGTTGCGCCGGCGCGCCTCGAACGCGGCCAGCGACAGCGCCGCCACGACGAATGGCAGCAGGTTGTAGACCAGCCGGTAGCAGAGCAGGCCGGCCAGCACGTCGGCGCGCGCCTGGGCGGGGAAGGCGCCGAGCAGGATCGCTTCGAACACGCCCAGGCCGCCGGGGGCATGGCTGACGATGCCGGCCAGCAACGCGGTCAGGTAGACCGGCACGAAATCGGCAAACGGCGGCGCGATTTCCGGAGGCAGCAGCAGGTACATCGCGCCGATCGCGGCGCTCATCTCCACGCCACCGACCAGCATCTGCAGCAGCGCGGCGCCCGAGCCCGGCAAGGCGATCGTCCAGCGACCCACGCGCAGGCTGCGTGGCCGCGCAAGCCACAACGCCAGGCTGGCCAGCAGCAGCACGATGACCACGCCAGCGGTGCGCCCCCAGCCGAGGGCGATCGCCGGTTCCATCAGCAGGCCGGCCGCGCCCAGCACGGCGTAGCCCAGCCCCACGCCCAACGTCGCCAGCCCGACCACGCGCGCAATGTCGCCTGCGCCCAGACCCGCGGTGGCGTAGATGCGGTAGCGCACCGCGCCACCGGTCACGGCGTGGAATCCGAGCGTGTTGGACAACGCGTGCGCCGCGAAGCCCGCGAAGGCTGCCAACCCGGTCGATGCGCGCGCCGGGGCCACGCGGCGCGCGGCCAGCACGTCGAACGTGGCCAGCATGGCGAAGCTGATCGCCGTTGCCACCACGGCGCCGGCCACGTGCGTGCGCGGCAGTTGCGCCAGCGCCGTCGCCACGTCGCGCCAGCGCATCGCGCCCAGATAACGGTGCAGGAGCCACGCCGCCAGGGCGAGCAGCAACGCCGACGCGAACCAGGACAACCCGCGCAGCCAGCGGCGCGTACCGGGGTCGGCAAGAGGGGAGGGAAGTGCGGACATCGGCCCAACCTTACGGCGCATGCGCAAGGGGCCGCGGGTGCGGGATCGTCATGTCGCCAAGGGTAGCGGGTTCCGCCCCCTGGCTTGTAGGAGCGCACCCGTGCGCGACCGCGCGGAGCGCCCACTTCGCGCTGCCCGTGGCTCGCGGTCGCGCACCGTGCGCTCCTGCGGGAATGGGGATGCATCGTGCGCCAGTGGCTGAACCCCACCGCCAACTCACGCTATCGTTGCCGCTCCCGCCGCCGACGATGCCTTCTCCACGCATGAGCACCGAATCGAATACCTACCTGCGCCGCCTGGGTACCTGGGACGCGGCGATGATCGTCATCGGCGGCGTGATCGGCGCCGGCATCTTCAGTACCCCGGCCACGCTGGCCCAGCGCACCGGTTCGGGCTGGGAGTTGCTGGCGCTGTGGGTGGTCGGCGGCCTGCTGACCCTGACCGGCGTGCTGAGCTATGCCGAGCTCGGCGCACGGCGTCCGCAGGCGGGCGGCAGCTACATCTACCTGCGCGAGGCGTTCGGCCAGCTGCCCGCGTTCCTGTTCGGCTGGACGATGGCGTTGATCAACTACCCGGGCAGCGTCGCCGCTGTAGCGACGATTTTCGCGCAGTACTTCTGCGCGGCGCTTGGCCTGTCGTTGCTGTACATCAAGCCCGTGGCCGCCGGCGCGATCGCCTTCATCGTCGGCGTGAACCTGTTCG
Protein-coding regions in this window:
- the dinB gene encoding DNA polymerase IV; amino-acid sequence: MDAFYASVEQRDDPSLRGRPVVVAWRGARSVVCAASYEARVFGVRSAMPAVRAERLCPQAIFVPPDFTRYKAVSRQVRAIFARHTELIEPLSLDEAYLDVTSSRNGLASATATAEAIRAAIREETNLTASAGVAPNKFLAKIASDWRKPDGLFVIRPHQVEAFLAPLAVGRLPGVGKVMEGKLAAMGVATAADLRRVGEAGLEQRFGRWGRRLHQLSWGIDEHPVQPDRLTLQVSAEDTFENDLTLDELEPHIRRLAEKTWAGHQREQGRIARTIVLKLKTADFRTLTRSFSPATLPVTAHELAELACALRARVEHPAGTRYRLVGVGLAGFVDRDHFAAQRDLFETAAPRD
- a CDS encoding protein-L-isoaspartate(D-aspartate) O-methyltransferase, with the translated sequence MTDYAEQRQRMVERQLAGRGITDARVLEAMGTIPREAFVAGSMHEFAYEDSPLPIEAGQTISQPFIVARMLQAAELHEGDSVLEIGAGSGYAAAVMAALAARVHAVERHAQLVDLAQQRFDTLGYRNIRLRLGDGSGGWPEAAPFDAIIAAAGGPAVPDVLRRQLAIGGRLVMPVGETLNRQRLVKVTRLAEDRFEEEPLDEVRFVPLVGSYGWSEQEAIAPPRMEPVAVRAPGDGGTLPAMIRAAAEALPEFDDPAFGRLYDRYGDARVVLLGEASHGTSEFYRARAAITRRLIEAHGFTIVAVEGDWPDAAVLDRYVRGRPATHEEPIFQRFPTWMWRNRDVARFIDWLRDYNRDKPAPRQAGFYGLDLYSLDSSIRAVIDYLDKVDPETAQVARHRYGCLMPWSKEPAQYGRMALNAGYPLCEKAVVQMLRELLSRRMEYAHADGEHFLDAAQNARLVSNAEAYYRAMYYGSAESWNLRDSHMFETLENLLAAAGPRSKAVVWAHNSHIGDARHTEMGQVREELNLGQLCRQRFGTDAVLLGFGTHTGTVAAADDWDEPMKVMGVLPSRNDSYERLFHDAGRPRCLLDLREGANRELCGRLATGRLERFIGVIYRPDTERWSHYVECSMPRQFDGYTWFDETHAVEPLGEEPRSGAADTWPFGL
- a CDS encoding LysE family translocator, whose amino-acid sequence is MPDASHLLAFALIALGLVLTPGPNMIYLISRSICQGRAAGLVSLAGVGLGFIAYMLCAAFGITALVFAVPYAYDALRIGGAVYLLYLAWQALRPGGRSPFQLRELTPDSPRRLFAMGLLTNLLNPKAAMLYLSLLPQFVVPGRGSVLAQSVALGFTQIAISLSVNAMIVLAAGSIAAFLGGRPLWQALQRWLMGTVLATLAVRMLAQGRR
- a CDS encoding UPF0104 family protein encodes the protein MSALPSPLADPGTRRWLRGLSWFASALLLALAAWLLHRYLGAMRWRDVATALAQLPRTHVAGAVVATAISFAMLATFDVLAARRVAPARASTGLAAFAGFAAHALSNTLGFHAVTGGAVRYRIYATAGLGAGDIARVVGLATLGVGLGYAVLGAAGLLMEPAIALGWGRTAGVVIVLLLASLALWLARPRSLRVGRWTIALPGSGAALLQMLVGGVEMSAAIGAMYLLLPPEIAPPFADFVPVYLTALLAGIVSHAPGGLGVFEAILLGAFPAQARADVLAGLLCYRLVYNLLPFVVAALSLAAFEARRRNAPPAPHA